From Gimesia panareensis, the proteins below share one genomic window:
- a CDS encoding Crp/Fnr family transcriptional regulator: MVSTEQLINDCVLFQSVSPDEMDELLSHAETEDFPAGARILDEGNSTRYLWIIQSGNCEVRKQLSNGDEQTLTQLGPLSIFGEMSFFKPAPHSASVVAISNVSIVRIPWQNFDQLLKQGVSGAHKVVYNTVRIMSDRLRTMDQWSAEMVESCGSRNKNAEWHEFRSKLYSDWQF; encoded by the coding sequence ATGGTTTCCACAGAGCAGCTGATCAATGATTGTGTCCTGTTTCAATCGGTTTCGCCGGATGAAATGGACGAATTGCTCTCTCACGCTGAAACAGAGGATTTTCCGGCAGGAGCCCGGATTCTGGATGAAGGAAATTCGACCCGGTATCTCTGGATTATTCAGAGCGGTAACTGTGAAGTACGTAAGCAGTTATCAAACGGAGACGAACAGACACTGACTCAGCTGGGGCCACTTTCGATTTTTGGTGAAATGTCTTTTTTCAAGCCGGCACCTCATTCGGCAAGTGTGGTGGCGATTTCCAATGTGTCCATCGTACGGATTCCCTGGCAGAACTTCGATCAGTTGCTGAAGCAGGGCGTCAGCGGGGCGCATAAAGTCGTGTACAATACCGTGCGGATCATGTCAGACCGACTGCGGACGATGGATCAATGGTCGGCGGAAATGGTCGAGAGCTGCGGTTCCCGGAATAAAAATGCAGAATGGCACGAATTCCGTTCCAAGCTATATTCTGACTGGCAGTTCTGA
- a CDS encoding glutamate-5-semialdehyde dehydrogenase yields the protein MTELDLAQYTEQLAQQARDASRKLVSANGNQKNAWLRRMTELIRERTPDLLAANERDIQQAPEYGLTEASIDRLRLTEARLEGIVTALEEIMALPNPIGEVIDSNMRPNGLLVTRVRVPLGVVFFIYESRPNVTIDAAALCVKSGNAVILRGGKEAFHSNMAFYQLLQEGLRDVGLPEQAVQLVETTDREAVGHFLKLSEFIDVTIPRGGKGLIERVARDASMPVIKHFDGICHVYLDKSADPELAKRITVNSKCQRPGVCNAAECLLVHAEVAETLLPEVAQALLDEGVELRCCPRSLELVGTGKAATEEDYGTEYGAKILSVKVVEDMDEAIRHIHQYGSGHTESIITTELAAAEKFTTEVDSAAVIVNASTRFNDGGEFGLGAEIGISTDKFHARGPCGLNELTSYKYVAHGAGQIRE from the coding sequence ATGACCGAATTAGACCTGGCGCAATACACCGAACAACTGGCTCAGCAGGCCCGCGATGCGTCGCGCAAACTGGTTTCTGCGAATGGGAACCAGAAAAATGCCTGGCTCCGCCGGATGACGGAACTGATTCGGGAACGGACTCCTGATTTACTGGCAGCAAATGAACGCGATATCCAACAGGCTCCCGAATACGGATTGACGGAAGCTTCGATTGACCGGCTGCGGCTGACCGAAGCGCGGTTGGAGGGAATCGTGACAGCGCTGGAAGAGATCATGGCGCTGCCGAACCCGATCGGCGAAGTGATTGACAGTAACATGCGGCCCAACGGTCTACTGGTTACCCGGGTGCGGGTGCCTCTGGGCGTGGTGTTTTTCATCTATGAATCCCGTCCGAACGTGACGATTGACGCGGCGGCGCTGTGTGTGAAAAGTGGCAATGCCGTCATTTTACGAGGCGGAAAAGAGGCCTTTCACAGCAACATGGCGTTCTATCAACTGCTGCAGGAAGGGCTCCGTGATGTGGGGCTGCCTGAGCAGGCGGTGCAGCTGGTGGAGACCACTGATCGTGAAGCGGTCGGACATTTCCTCAAGCTGAGCGAATTTATTGATGTTACGATTCCCCGGGGCGGCAAGGGGCTGATTGAACGTGTGGCCCGCGATGCCTCGATGCCTGTGATCAAGCATTTCGACGGCATCTGTCACGTTTACCTCGACAAGTCGGCGGATCCGGAGCTGGCAAAACGCATCACGGTCAACAGTAAATGTCAGCGTCCCGGTGTGTGTAATGCAGCAGAGTGTCTGCTGGTGCACGCTGAGGTGGCTGAGACGCTGCTGCCGGAAGTCGCGCAAGCGCTGCTGGACGAGGGCGTCGAGTTGCGGTGCTGTCCCCGATCGCTGGAACTGGTTGGGACTGGGAAGGCAGCTACGGAAGAAGATTACGGCACTGAATATGGTGCGAAGATCCTCTCGGTCAAAGTCGTGGAGGATATGGACGAAGCGATCCGGCACATTCACCAGTATGGTTCGGGGCATACCGAATCGATTATTACCACCGAACTGGCAGCGGCAGAAAAGTTCACAACTGAAGTGGATTCGGCGGCTGTGATTGTGAATGCCAGCACGCGTTTCAACGATGGTGGCGAGTTCGGCCTCGGGGCGGAAATCGGCATCAGCACAGACAAATTTCATGCACGGGGCCCCTGCGGGCTGAATGAATTGACGAGTTATAAATACGTGGCCCATGGAGCAGGGCAGATCAGAGAATAG